In one Alnus glutinosa chromosome 12, dhAlnGlut1.1, whole genome shotgun sequence genomic region, the following are encoded:
- the LOC133883125 gene encoding uncharacterized protein LOC133883125, translated as MDELKGISSDAYDYLSKVDPSTWSRAWFSTFTKCDLIVNNLSECFNAWILKSRDLPIISMMEMLRKKLMKRYQKKREGISTMEGRICPKIMARLDECGQDAGHCYCTYAGDGLFEVTHMEKQYVVNLVRRTCGCRQWDMTGIPCAHAICAIWSDDADPLDYVDDWYTVDMLKKAYNEIVYPMPGEDQWTKTNGEHVDPPMARIQPGRPRKVRTRGPDEPKNQYRMRKGGVTMRCSRCRGVGHNARTCPRIRREAVNYRGGGMSASQAQVDDGGQSSLCQTSDLQSTIDAEPPSIPHNTQPTTIASSRGMGQSRGRGKDRSIGRGRGRGRGQPTPQGMPSVRTRSQYASQNQTRTNFIPEGYVNKVRWYGPQTIGQPWSQPHPQTTVISQGTVNTVQHGSSQTLGCSQASGSSQPVGSSSRPVTRARNIVPTVEKAMEMIEAKKNKRKRPDWK; from the exons ATGGATGAATTAAAGGGGATAAGTTCGGATGCGTACGATTACTTGTCGAAGGTAGATCCAAGTACGTGGTCTAGAGCTTGGTTTAGCACATTCAccaaatgtgatttgattgtGAACAATCTATCAGAGTGCTTCAATGCCTGGATTTTGAAGTCGCGTGATTTGCCAATCATATCGATGATGGAGATGTTGAGGAAGAAATTGATGAAAAGATAccagaagaagagagaaggcaTCAGTACCATGGAAGGTCGGATTTGTCCAAAAATAATGGCACGGTTAGATGAATGCGGGCAGGATGCTGGTCACTGCTACTGCACATACGCTGGGGATGGATTGTTTGAAGTCACACACATGGAGAAACAATATGTGGTGAACCTAGTGAGGAGAACATGTGGTTGCAGACAATGGGACATGACCGGTatcccatgtgcacatgcaATCTGTGCAATTTGGAGTGATGATGCTGACCCTCTTGATTATGTTGATGATTGGTATACTGTGGACATGCTTAAGAAGGCATATAATGAGATTGTTTATCCAATGCCTGGAGAAGATCAGTGGACAAAGACAAACGGCGAGCATGTAGACCCACCAATGGCTAGAATACAACCTGGGAGGCCGAGAAAAGTAAGGACAAGGGGTCCAGACGAGCCTAAAAATCAGTACAGGATGAGGAAGGGTGGGGTTACTATGAGATGCTCCAGATGCAGGGGGGTTGGACACAATGCAAGGACATGTCCCCGGATAAGAAGAGAAGCAGTGAACTACAGAGGAGGCGGCATGAGTGCATCTCAG GCACAAGTTGATGATGGTGGTCAAAGCTCCCTCTGTCAAACATCTGATCTCCAGTCTACAATTGACGCTGAACCA CCATCAATTCCCCATAATACCCAACCTACTACTATTGCTTCATCTAGAGGTATGGGTCAGAGTAGAGGTAGGGGTAAGGATAGGAGTATTGGTAGGGGTAGGGGTAGGGGTAGGGGTCAACCTACCCCACAAGGGATGCCATCTGTACGAACAAGAAGTCAGTATGCGTCACAGAATCAGACTCGAACCAATTTCATT CCTGAAGGTTATGTGAACAAAGTAAGATGGTATGGACCCCAAACGATCGGTCAGCCTTGGTCACAGCCTCATCCTCAAACAACTGTGATT TCCCAGGGTACTGTCAATACAGTACAACATGGCTCTTCTCAAACATTAGGTTGTTCTCAGGCATCGGGTTCTTCTCAGCCGGTGGGGTCTTCATCAAGGCCGGTGACCAGAGCTAGAAATATTGTTCCAACAGTAGAGAAAGCAATGGAAATGATTGAGGctaagaagaacaagagaaagaggCCGGATTGGAAGTGA
- the LOC133851065 gene encoding uncharacterized protein LOC133851065, whose amino-acid sequence MSTNSDATTVRRLCYCGVPARVRYAWTTSNSARKWYGCENYKRDGDCDFFAWANNEMSPYEVKVMEHFKRMEDRHQADIDRLEQLIETKCNDQYVRLRQELGLHQSNWKMSRAVIVVVILLLVFYLSGYGQPRGTYLMLN is encoded by the exons ATGTCGACAAATAGTGATGCGACAACTGTACGTCGATTATGTTATTGTGGAGTACCTGCACGTGTAAGGTACGCTTGGACTACGTCTAATAGCGCTAGGAAGTGGTATGGGTGTGAAaactacaag AGAGatggtgattgtgattttttcgCATGGGCTAATAACGAGATGTCGCCATATGAGGTGAAAGTAATGGAACATTTCAAACGCATGGAGGATAGACACCAAGCAGATATTGATAGACTTGAGCAGTTGATTGAAACAAAATGTAATGATCAATATGTCAGACTTAGGCAGGAGCTGGGGCTGCATCAATCTAATTGGAAGATGTCTCGAGCAGTGATAGTAGTagtcattttgcttttagttttttatctTAGTGGCTATGGTCAACCTAGAGGTACTTACTTGATGTTAAATTGA